TTAAGTAACTTTGCAGCGTGGCAACAAAAAGCAAGATAGATATACGTAGCTTAAGTGCAGACGAGCTGGCAGACCATTTTACCGAAATGGGCGAAAAAAGTTACAGGGCAAAGCAAGTTTATGAGTGGCTTTGGCAAAAGTCATGCATTTCGTTTGACGAAATGAGCAATATTTCAAAAGAACTCCGCAAAAAACTGGATGAAAATTTTTTAATCAATAATGTAAAAATTAACAACTCACAGTTTAGCGCCGATAAAACTATAAAAAATTCCTTTGTTTTACATGACAACCACCTTATCGAAGGTGTTTTGATCCCGGCTCCCGAACGAATGACGGCGTGCGTATCGTCGCAGGTAGGATGCAGCCTTACCTGTAAGTTTTGTGCAACGGGCTATATGGAACGTAAACGCAACCTTAATCCTGATGAGATCTACGACCAGGTTGTGCTGATAGATAAACAGGCTAAGGAGAACTATGGCCTGCCGCTAACCAACATTGTATATATGGGAATGGGCGAGCCGCTGCTCAATTACAGTAATGTGCTTAAATCGGTTGAGCGAATTACAGCCGAAGACGGGCTGAACATGTCGCCTAAAAGGATCACGGTGTCCACTGCCGGTATTGCCAAAATGATCAAAAAACTGGGCGACGACCAGGTGAAGTTCAACCTGGCCCTGTCGCTGCATGCCGCTAACGACGAAAAGCGGAATACCATAATGCCCATAAACGAGCAAAATTCATTGAAAGCTTTGGCAGAAGCATTGAAATACTACTTTGCCCGGACAAAAAATCCGGTTACCTATGAATACATCGTTTTTAATGATTTTAATGACGAAATACAGGATGCCATGGAGCTGGCAAAATTCTGCAAGCATGTGCCCTGCAAAGTCAACATCATCGAATACAACCCGATCTCATTCGCCAATTACCTGAATGCAGGCGAAGACAAAATAGAGGCCTTTGCCGATTATTTGCGCAACCAGGGTGTCATCACCAATATCCGCCGCAGCCGGGGTAAGGATATCGATGCGGCTTGCGGACAACTGGCGATAAAGGATAAGTCAACTACTGTTATTTCTTAAAGAAAACTCTTAAATTGAGGCATGAAACTACAAGCCGGCTACCTTGCCGATTTCATAGCCTTATTATTCCCCGAGCTTTGCCAGGCCTGTGGTGAAAATTTGGTCGCTGGTGAAGAGTTGATCTGCACCGATTGCCGTTTCAACCTGCCTCTTACCGACTTTCATCTGAAGCCTGATAACATTGTGGCACAGCAATTTTGGGGCAAGCTTGATGCAGAAGCTGCCTATGCGCTTTGCTATTTTGTAAAAGGCGGTAAAATGCAACACCTGATGCACCAGTTCAAGTATAAAGGTGTGCAAAAGATCGGCAATCTGCTTGGTAATATCGCCGGGGAGCAACTGGCTGTAAGCCCGGTTTTCAAAACGGTCGATCTTATCATACCTGTACCCCTTCATAAGAGCCGGCTGCGCAAACGTGGCTATAATCAAAGTGCCTGCTTCGCCGACGGTATCTCCGAAAAACTCCATGTGCCCGTGTTAGAAAACAACCTGGTAAGGGTAAGGGCAACAGAAACGCAAACGCACCGGTCGCGGTTCTCCCGTTTCGAGAATATGCAGGAAGTGTTTTGGGTTAACGATCCCGAAAAACTAAAAAACAAGCATGTATTGCTTGTTGATGATGTGGTGACCACGGGCTCCACCTTAGAAGCCTGCGGTACAGAATTACTTAAAGTTGAAGGGTTGAAGCTGAGTATCGCTACAATAGCCTATGCCGAATAGGACACGATTGAATGATTAATAGGATTTTCAGGGTAAGAAATCCAATAACCAATCACTAATTAACTAATCACAGATTAACTAACTTTCTGATACTTAACTAACTTATCATACAGTCCTTTCGGATCGAACGGTTTCAGGATATAGTCGTTCATTCCCGAACCATTTATCTCATTGATCTCACTGTTCAGCATCGATGCTGTCAAGGCTATTATAGGTAATTGCTGGTAATACGCCTCGGTCTTTGCGCGGATGATCTGGGTCGCCTCAAGGCCGCCCATTACCGGCATATGTATGTCCATTAATACTACATCAAGGTTGGGGTTGCTTTCTACCTTTTCCACCGCTTCCTGCCCGTTCTCGGCAAACTCAATGGTTGCCCCCCACTTGGTCAGCACCTTATTAATCAGTAACCTGTTGATCTGGTTGTCGTCAACAACCAGTACATTTAATTGTAAACCTGTTTCCACTTTATTATTGTCATTTACGGCACTCACGTGCTCTTTGTCAAATTTTATTGTAAACCAGAAAGTCGATCCTTTTCCTAATACGCTATCCACATGAATAGTGGCGTCATGTAACTCTATAAGTTTCTTTGTGATAGCTAACCCCAAACCTGTACCGCCATATTTGCGCGAGGTATCCGATTCGGCCTGTTTAAACGACTCAAAGATGGTGTTTATTTTGTCATTTGCAATGCCTATCCCGGTGTCAGAAACGGCAAAACGTATTTTTACATAGCTGTCTGTCTGCCCGATAACCTGCAAATCGATCGTCACGCCGCCCGCTTCGGTAAACTTAACCGAATTGCCTACAAGGTTCAACAATATCTGGCAAAGGCGTGTCCTGTCGCCAATTACCGTTTTAGGGATCGCTTCATCGACCGAATATTTAAGGTAGATCTTCTTTTCGTTAGCGTTAAACTGCATCGAACTGGCAATACTTTGCACAAGTTCATGTAATTCAACCCCTGCCTTTTCCAGTTCGATGTTACCGGTCTCTATCTTGGTAAAATCAAGTACGTTATTGATAAGCGTCATCAGGTTCTCGGCCGAGAACTTGAGTATGCCCAGGTTTTCCTTTTGTATCTCCTCGGTATTATCATCCAGCAGCAGGTGCGACATCCCGATCACCGCATTTAGCGGCGTACGTATCTCGTGACTCATTACTGATATAAACATATCCTTGGCACGGCTCAACTGCAGGGCTTCTTCTTTCGCCGCTATCAATTCGATCTCGGCTTTCTTTTTAGCAGTGATGTCAATAATTACTTCGATATATTTATCAACCGCACCGCTATTATCCAGTATAACAGAATTGATAACCGATATCCAAAGCGGTAAACCATCTTTACGGTAAACCAGCAGGTCGACCTCGAATGATTGTTTATTTCTTGAAAGCTCGCGCGATTTCTGAATAATAGAAACATCGGTCAGTTCACCTTTCAGCACATCGCCAAGTGGCCGTCCTTTCGCATCGCATATACCATAGCCCGTTATGGTTTCAAAGGCTTTGTTCACCCATTCAACCTTCCCTTTGTTGTCGTTAATTACAACCCCGCTGGTAGTGCTGCTGGCTACAAGCGATAATAATTTCAATTCTTTCTCAGCTTCCTTTCGTTCGCTGATATCAACCATCATGCTGATGTGACGCTCAACGCTGCCATCTTCATTAAATAAGGGGCTGTTGGATATGGAAACCCATAGCGGATTACCATCTTTTTTATACACTTTAAGCTCAATCTCGTAAGGGCGATTCTCTTTAAAGGCCTCAACGGCGCTATTGTACACGTTCCTGTCGGTTTCTTCGCCTATAACAAGTGTGCCCACTGTCTGTCCCTTTACATCATCCAGCGAATAGCCAAGGAGTTTCTCCAGCGCTTCGTTGAACCAAATGATCCGCCCCTCATTATCCCGCATCACGATACCGCTGGGCGATTTTTTCGCGGCGAAGGAAAGGATATCCAGTTCGGTCTCGACCTTTTTCTGCAAAGTAACGTCGCGACCGGTAGCATACCATTTATTATCCTTAAATATCAATTGCCAGATAAGCCATTTTACACCGCCTGCGTTTGTTAAAACCGGCGTTTTTATCTCGAATATCTTTTGCTGCCTGGTGAGGCCGTTTTTGATGAGCTGCCTTGCAGAAACGGTGATCCCTTCGGAAAAAAATGTCCAGAAAACATCGCCGATAAGCTGCGAGGGTTTATACCCCCAAATATCTGCAGCAGCCTTATTCACCATTTCTATCCGGAATTCCTTATCCATCAAACAATGAATAACGGATGAGGTATTGAATAAACTTAAGAAGTCGTTGTTACGGGATATACTGCTTTTGAGCTCAGCTTTCTGCCTGAGTCTTACAAGATGCGATACCACGTTATCAGCCAGGGTGCGCAACGAATTTAGTTGCTCGCTAGCAAGTTTCCGGGCTACTGTATCCATTACGCATAGTGCGCCCAGCCTGAAGCCGTTAGGATCGATAAGCGGCGCACCGGCATAAAAACGGATATGTGGTTCATTGATAACAAAAGCATTTTTGGCAAAAGTTTCGTGTTCGCAAAGGTCCTCCACCTCAAGTATACTTGTACCGGCAATGGCATGGGTACAAAACGAATCGATACGGGGAACCTGTTTAAGATCGATGCCAACGCTTGATTTAACCCATTGTTTGTCGGCATCAATAAAAGTGATTAGCGCAATAGGAGCCTTGCACACAAAAGACGCAAGACGGGTAATTGCGTCAAGCTCTTTGTGCGGCGATGTCTCCAGGACCGGGTATGATCTTAGAGCCGTTAAGCGTTTATCTTCTGAAAATGCTAATTGCTGTTTATTCACTTAATTAATCCGAGCCTTTTTGCCGGTATAATGGAAACGACTCCATTAACCGATGCACCCTTTTACGTATTTTACGCAAAGAAGGTTCATTCTCGGGATCAATTATTACAGCATCTATGAGTTCGACAATAAGGTCCATCTGCTTTTCTTTCAGGCCGCGCGTCGTGATAGCAGCGGTACCCACACGGATACCCGATGTTACGAACGGCGACTTATCATCAAACGGAACCATGTTCTTATTTACAGTGATATCAGCGGCTACCAAAGCATTTTCGGCGGCCTTGCCGGTGATATTTTTATTGCGCAGATCTATCAGCATCAGGTGGTTATCCGTACCGCCCGAGATAAGCTCGTACCCGCGGTCGACGAATGATTTAGCCATAGCAGCGGCGTTTTTCTTTACCTGTACTATATACTTCATATAGTCCTCGCTTAATGCCTCGGCAAAAGCCACCGCCTTGGCAGCTATAATATGTTCAAGCGGTCCGCCCTGCGTGCCGGGGAAAACAGCCATGTCCAGCACCGCCGACATCATTTTAACTTCGCCCTTCGGCGTTTTTTGTCCAAATGGATTCGGAAAATCCTTACCCATCATAATGATACCACCACGCGGGCCGCGGAGCGTTTTGTGTGTTGTGGTGCTAACAATATGGCAATGCGGAAGCGGATCGTTAAGTAATCCCCTTGCTATCAACCCGGCCGGATGCGAAATATCGGCCAAAACCAAAGCGCCTACTTTATCAGCTACTTTACGGATAAATTCATAGTCCCAGTCGCGCGAGTAAGCCGACGCGCCGCAGATGATCATCTTTGGTTTTTCAGCAAGGGCCACTTTTTTAAGCTGATCATAATCCACCAGCCCGGTTTCCTTGTTTACCCCGTAAAAATGCGGTTCGTACAATTTACCTGAAAAGTTAACCGGCGAACCATGGGTCAAGTGCCCGCCATGTGAAAGGTCAAACCCTAATATTTTGTCGCCGGGCTGCAGGCAGGCCAGCATTACGGCTGCGTTTGCCTGGGCGCCTGAATGCGGCTGAACATTAACCCATTCGGCATTGAACAATTGCTTTGCCCTTTCGATAGCGATGGTTTCTATCTCATCTACCACCTGGCACCCGCCATAGTAGCGTTTTCCGGGCAGGCCTTCAGCATATTTATTGGTTGCAACAGAGCCTGCCGCCTCCATTACCTGGCGACTAACAAAATTTTCCGAAGCTATCAGTTCAATGCCTTCTTCCTGGCGCTGTTGTTCTTCATCCAGCAGTTTAAATATCAGTTTGTCTCTTTTCATGTGGGGGCTAAAATCGGCGCTAATTTAGGATTTTAAGCTGAAAGCAGAAGGCAAAAAGCAGAAAGCTTTCAACACGAGAAAAAATGCTTTAGACTTTTGGCTTTATGCTTTTCACTATCTCGCCGATATCCAAAAGTTATTGAATCCCAGTCCTATTTGTATCCTGATTATTTCCTGCTGAAGCATTTCGAGCACTGCAAGGAAGTTGTATACGAAATGCACCTTGTTTTCCGAACGGTTGGCGATGGATTTGAAGTCGAGGCGCTGATTGATCAGCAACAGGTCGTTGATAGCTTTTTTCTGCTCTTCTATGGTGTAGGGATACTGCACAACGGTGTGGGTCACTTCTTCGCTCCTGTTCAAAAAGCGTTTGGTTACCTTGTCGTACACATTCATCAGCTTATACAGGCTGATTTCCGAAAGTTCTTCGCCCGGCACGGTCACTTTATCTACCTGCTGCAGGTCGTAGGCAATATTGCCGCGCTTTTCGCGCTTAAAGCGGTCGTCTTCTAACGGCCGCAGCAATTCGCATATTTCCTTAAATTTCTTGTATTCTATCAGCTTCCTTATCAGTTCTGCTTTCGGGTCGTGCTCCGTGCCTTCTTCGGCTTCATAGCGCGGCAGCAACATTTTCGCCTTGATACGCATCAGGGTAGCCGCCACAAAGATGAACTCACTGGCCAGCTCCATATTCAGGCTGTTCATCTGGTGGATATAATTCAGAAAGTCGTCCGTAATGCGCGCTATCGGGATATCCTGGATATCCAGCTCATCCCTTTCAATGAAAAACAGCAACAGGTCGAAGGGTCCTTCAAACTGCGGTAACTTTATCTCGAAACTCTCTTCAGTCATATCAATCCCAAAAGTATACGCTAATAACCGGGTATCGCCATAAAAGTTATTAAGATTCGGAAAATAAAGTGGAAAACTTTCCTGGCGAGCACTTACGCAAAATCACTATTATTATCTGTACTTAAACTAATGGGGCCGCCTTGTGTTAAATACATTATTGTGGCCTTTTTTCGCAAATAATAACATTAAAATAGCTTACTTTTGTAAGTTGAATTTTTACAAGGATATCAATGCAGGTAACAGCTGGAGATTTACTACAAAAAATAAACTACCCATCTGATTTAAAGCAACTTACCGAAGAACAGCTCGAAAAGGTTTGCCAGGAATTACGGCAATATATCATTGACGTAGTATCGGTAAATGGCGGTCATTTCGGGGCAAGTTTGGGTACGGTTGAACTTTCCGTTGCGCTGCATTATATCCTTAATACGCCTTACGATCAGTTGGTTTGGGACGTTGGCCACCAGGCTTACGGGCACAAGATACTGACAGGCCGCCGCGATATTTTTCATACCAACCGCATGTATGGCGGTATAAGCGGGTTCCCAAAACGATCGGAAAGCGAATACGATACTTTCGGTGTGGGTCATTCTTCGACTTCTATTTCTGCCGCCCTTGGTATGGCTGTGGCTTCGCGTTATAAGGGGGAAACCGACCGTCAGCACGTAGCTGTAATAGGCGATGGCGCAATGACAGGCGGTATGGCTTTTGAGGCGCTGAACCATGCCGGCATCGAAAATTCGAACCTGCTGGTTATATTGAACGACAATAATATGTCGATAGACCCAAACGTGGGTGCGTTAAAAGCATATCTTACTGATATTACTACCTCGAAACCTTACAACCGTTTCAGGGACGATATAGCGCACGTGCTTACCAAAATATCTTCTATCGGTCCCGATGCCTTTAAAATGGCCAAGAAGATCGAGAAAAGCATCAAGGGTACGCTGCTAAAAAAGAGTAACTTATTTGAATCGCTACAGTTCCGTTATTTTGGGCCTATCGATGGACATGATGTAAAACACCTTGTAAGAGTGTTGCGCGACTTGCGCGACATACCCGGACCAAAGCTGTTGCATTGCGTTACCGTTAAAGGTAAGGGCTATGCATTGGCCGAAAAGGACCAGACCAAATGGCACGCACCAGGTTTGTTCGATAAAATTACCGGCGAGATCAAAAAAGCCAAGGCCGAAAAGCCGCAGCCTCCAAAATACCAGGATGTGTTTGGCCATACCATTATCGAGCTGGCCGAACAAAACCCAAAGATCATGGGTATCACGCCGGCAATGCCGTCGGGCTGCTCACTCAATATGATGATGAAAGCCATGCCCGAGCGTGCGTTTGATGTGGGCATAGCCGAACAGCACGCCGTTACTTTCTCGGCAGGCCTGGCAACCCAGGGGCTTGTTCCGTTTTGTAATATCTACTCCAGCTTTATGCAACGGGCGTATGACCAGGTGATACATGATGTTGCTATACAAAAGCTGAACGTTATTTTCTGCCTCGACAGGGCAGGTATCGCCGGCGCTGACGGGCCAACACACCATGGCGCTTACGACCTGGCATATATGCGTTGCATCCCTAATATGACGGTTTCAGCGCCGATGAACGAAGAAGAATTGCGCAACCTGATGTACACCGCACAACAGGAGAACATGGGTCCGTTTGTTATCCGTTATCCACGCGGCACGGGTGTTATGGTCGACTGGCAGCGCCCTATGAAGGCCATACAGGTTGGTAAGGGCCGTAAAATTTGCGACGGTGAAGAAGTGGCAATCCTTTCTATCGGCACAATTGGCAACGAGGTTGTTAAAGCTACTGTCGAACTCAATAACGATGGCTTCTATCCAGCCCATTACGACCTTCGCTTTGTAAAACCCTTAGATGAGGTTTTGCTTCACGATATTTTTAAGAAATTCGGAAAGGTAATAACTGTCGAGGACGGCTGCATAGATGGCGGCATGGGAAGCGCCGTGCTGGAGTTTATGGCCGACAATAACTACCAGGCCGAAGTGGTACGCTTAGGCATTCCTGATCATTTTGTTGAACACGGCGAACAACCAGAGCTTTGGGCCGAATGCGGTTACGATGCCGCCGCCATTATTAAGCAGGTAAAAAATATGGGCATCCGCAGGAACGCCCACACCATCGCTTCATAATGAATGTGCAAATATGCAGATGACCTGGTAATAATCTGGGATATCCAATAATCTACAATTTGAATTGCATATCTGCACATCCACTCATTTGCACATCAGGTATATCAATGTGTCTTATAACTTGCCAGATCGGTATATAAATTCCTGAACGAACTTCTCAGTCCTATAGTAAACAAGGCAGTCTTGTCGTGAAATTGCGCATTCTTTTCATCGCGTATAATACCGCCAAGCTCAATCCTAAGGTTGTATTTTGGATTGAGAAGATAAGCCACCTTACCTTCAAGATAGATCATATTGGTGGTTAAACCCTGCCCGGTGTAATTACCGAATTCCCGCGCCGGGTCGATATACACCTGGAAAATGTCCTTACCGTAATTGATTGTATTGCCGCTGCCGTCCGTTAGGTCAAGTCCGTAGTGTCCATAATCCACCTCGCCCGAAAAATCAAACCGCTTATAACTATAGTTCAACAGGCCCACAAATTCGCGAAAATTTGCACCCCAGGGGTGAGCAAGAGGCTCGCCCTGCTCCGAATAATTGATAATCTCTGAACGTTCCGAATAAGTATACGGCTTGGTGTTGTTCGTCTCAAATAAATAGCTCAGCGATTTTATACCGAACATATCGCCACCCCTTACACCAAGCTGCCAGCTATACTTATTGCGCGAGCTGCCATCGCTCGAAAAGAACTCTTTTGAAATAAACTCATCCAGTAAAAATTGACCATACACTGTAATACCATTACTGATCTTATACTTGCTTGTCATCGCTATAAGGGCATTATCGCCCGAGCCGCTTTGCGCTTCAACGGGTCTCAGGAATATGATCGGGTTGACATACTGAAAATCGAAACCCCGCGAATGTCCCTGGTCGTCGGCAGCGGCCCATATCACCGCATCAAAGAAACCTACCGAAAAGCGGTTGCTTACATTCCAGTCTAAATAATGAAACAC
Above is a window of Mucilaginibacter ginsenosidivorans DNA encoding:
- a CDS encoding gliding motility protein RemB, whose protein sequence is MKKLFTPILLLVLFSTVASAQSEYQPYSYQFYQKLNPDIYNTQSRAHTSLKPFFIDDSLVKQHYDALMGLGVDSGKHSWAHRKLFNEHLFDVREKDYTFFADYLPDLMIGKDFSGSKNTWLNTRGYQAGGTIGGKFYFYTSGFENQAVYPEYLNTYINQVGQVPGQGYDRSSGKNTKDWSYVTALISYTPVKYLNITLGQDKTFIGDGYRSMLLSDVAAPYPFFKLTGKLGNVQYMAMWAYMDDPLAPKFNSFGDDRRKWGVFHYLDWNVSNRFSVGFFDAVIWAAADDQGHSRGFDFQYVNPIIFLRPVEAQSGSGDNALIAMTSKYKISNGITVYGQFLLDEFISKEFFSSDGSSRNKYSWQLGVRGGDMFGIKSLSYLFETNNTKPYTYSERSEIINYSEQGEPLAHPWGANFREFVGLLNYSYKRFDFSGEVDYGHYGLDLTDGSGNTINYGKDIFQVYIDPAREFGNYTGQGLTTNMIYLEGKVAYLLNPKYNLRIELGGIIRDEKNAQFHDKTALFTIGLRSSFRNLYTDLASYKTH
- the dxs gene encoding 1-deoxy-D-xylulose-5-phosphate synthase codes for the protein MQVTAGDLLQKINYPSDLKQLTEEQLEKVCQELRQYIIDVVSVNGGHFGASLGTVELSVALHYILNTPYDQLVWDVGHQAYGHKILTGRRDIFHTNRMYGGISGFPKRSESEYDTFGVGHSSTSISAALGMAVASRYKGETDRQHVAVIGDGAMTGGMAFEALNHAGIENSNLLVILNDNNMSIDPNVGALKAYLTDITTSKPYNRFRDDIAHVLTKISSIGPDAFKMAKKIEKSIKGTLLKKSNLFESLQFRYFGPIDGHDVKHLVRVLRDLRDIPGPKLLHCVTVKGKGYALAEKDQTKWHAPGLFDKITGEIKKAKAEKPQPPKYQDVFGHTIIELAEQNPKIMGITPAMPSGCSLNMMMKAMPERAFDVGIAEQHAVTFSAGLATQGLVPFCNIYSSFMQRAYDQVIHDVAIQKLNVIFCLDRAGIAGADGPTHHGAYDLAYMRCIPNMTVSAPMNEEELRNLMYTAQQENMGPFVIRYPRGTGVMVDWQRPMKAIQVGKGRKICDGEEVAILSIGTIGNEVVKATVELNNDGFYPAHYDLRFVKPLDEVLLHDIFKKFGKVITVEDGCIDGGMGSAVLEFMADNNYQAEVVRLGIPDHFVEHGEQPELWAECGYDAAAIIKQVKNMGIRRNAHTIAS
- a CDS encoding PAS domain S-box protein, with the translated sequence MNKQQLAFSEDKRLTALRSYPVLETSPHKELDAITRLASFVCKAPIALITFIDADKQWVKSSVGIDLKQVPRIDSFCTHAIAGTSILEVEDLCEHETFAKNAFVINEPHIRFYAGAPLIDPNGFRLGALCVMDTVARKLASEQLNSLRTLADNVVSHLVRLRQKAELKSSISRNNDFLSLFNTSSVIHCLMDKEFRIEMVNKAAADIWGYKPSQLIGDVFWTFFSEGITVSARQLIKNGLTRQQKIFEIKTPVLTNAGGVKWLIWQLIFKDNKWYATGRDVTLQKKVETELDILSFAAKKSPSGIVMRDNEGRIIWFNEALEKLLGYSLDDVKGQTVGTLVIGEETDRNVYNSAVEAFKENRPYEIELKVYKKDGNPLWVSISNSPLFNEDGSVERHISMMVDISERKEAEKELKLLSLVASSTTSGVVINDNKGKVEWVNKAFETITGYGICDAKGRPLGDVLKGELTDVSIIQKSRELSRNKQSFEVDLLVYRKDGLPLWISVINSVILDNSGAVDKYIEVIIDITAKKKAEIELIAAKEEALQLSRAKDMFISVMSHEIRTPLNAVIGMSHLLLDDNTEEIQKENLGILKFSAENLMTLINNVLDFTKIETGNIELEKAGVELHELVQSIASSMQFNANEKKIYLKYSVDEAIPKTVIGDRTRLCQILLNLVGNSVKFTEAGGVTIDLQVIGQTDSYVKIRFAVSDTGIGIANDKINTIFESFKQAESDTSRKYGGTGLGLAITKKLIELHDATIHVDSVLGKGSTFWFTIKFDKEHVSAVNDNNKVETGLQLNVLVVDDNQINRLLINKVLTKWGATIEFAENGQEAVEKVESNPNLDVVLMDIHMPVMGGLEATQIIRAKTEAYYQQLPIIALTASMLNSEINEINGSGMNDYILKPFDPKGLYDKLVKYQKVS
- a CDS encoding segregation and condensation protein A; protein product: MTEESFEIKLPQFEGPFDLLLFFIERDELDIQDIPIARITDDFLNYIHQMNSLNMELASEFIFVAATLMRIKAKMLLPRYEAEEGTEHDPKAELIRKLIEYKKFKEICELLRPLEDDRFKREKRGNIAYDLQQVDKVTVPGEELSEISLYKLMNVYDKVTKRFLNRSEEVTHTVVQYPYTIEEQKKAINDLLLINQRLDFKSIANRSENKVHFVYNFLAVLEMLQQEIIRIQIGLGFNNFWISAR
- the rlmN gene encoding 23S rRNA (adenine(2503)-C(2))-methyltransferase RlmN — protein: MATKSKIDIRSLSADELADHFTEMGEKSYRAKQVYEWLWQKSCISFDEMSNISKELRKKLDENFLINNVKINNSQFSADKTIKNSFVLHDNHLIEGVLIPAPERMTACVSSQVGCSLTCKFCATGYMERKRNLNPDEIYDQVVLIDKQAKENYGLPLTNIVYMGMGEPLLNYSNVLKSVERITAEDGLNMSPKRITVSTAGIAKMIKKLGDDQVKFNLALSLHAANDEKRNTIMPINEQNSLKALAEALKYYFARTKNPVTYEYIVFNDFNDEIQDAMELAKFCKHVPCKVNIIEYNPISFANYLNAGEDKIEAFADYLRNQGVITNIRRSRGKDIDAACGQLAIKDKSTTVIS
- the glyA gene encoding serine hydroxymethyltransferase encodes the protein MKRDKLIFKLLDEEQQRQEEGIELIASENFVSRQVMEAAGSVATNKYAEGLPGKRYYGGCQVVDEIETIAIERAKQLFNAEWVNVQPHSGAQANAAVMLACLQPGDKILGFDLSHGGHLTHGSPVNFSGKLYEPHFYGVNKETGLVDYDQLKKVALAEKPKMIICGASAYSRDWDYEFIRKVADKVGALVLADISHPAGLIARGLLNDPLPHCHIVSTTTHKTLRGPRGGIIMMGKDFPNPFGQKTPKGEVKMMSAVLDMAVFPGTQGGPLEHIIAAKAVAFAEALSEDYMKYIVQVKKNAAAMAKSFVDRGYELISGGTDNHLMLIDLRNKNITGKAAENALVAADITVNKNMVPFDDKSPFVTSGIRVGTAAITTRGLKEKQMDLIVELIDAVIIDPENEPSLRKIRKRVHRLMESFPLYRQKGSD
- a CDS encoding ComF family protein yields the protein MKLQAGYLADFIALLFPELCQACGENLVAGEELICTDCRFNLPLTDFHLKPDNIVAQQFWGKLDAEAAYALCYFVKGGKMQHLMHQFKYKGVQKIGNLLGNIAGEQLAVSPVFKTVDLIIPVPLHKSRLRKRGYNQSACFADGISEKLHVPVLENNLVRVRATETQTHRSRFSRFENMQEVFWVNDPEKLKNKHVLLVDDVVTTGSTLEACGTELLKVEGLKLSIATIAYAE